In the genome of Streptomyces fagopyri, the window CCTCGAAGGCGATGTAGGCGTGCGGGACGTGGCGCCCCGCCATCCTGGACAGGAACCGTTCGCACTGCGCGGGCGGACAGATGGGGTCGTCGAGTCCCTGGAGGAGCAGGAAGGGCGCGGTGATCCGGTCGGCGTGCTCGGCGGGTGAACGCTCCACGTACCGTCCCGGCACCTCGGCGAGCGGACCGATCAGCGACTCCAGGTACTGGGACTCGAAGTCGTGGGTCTCACCCGAGCCCCAGCTCGTGAGGTCGAGGATCGGGTAGAGGATCGTGCCGCAGGCGTAGACGTCGGTGGCCGTGAGGGACGCGGCGGAGGTCCAGCCGCCCGCGCTGCCGCCGCGGATGGCGAGCCGCCGCCGGTCGGCGGTGCCCTCGTCCGCGAGGGCGGCGGCGACGGCCGCGCAGTCCTCGACGTCGACGACGCCCCACTGCTCGCGCAGCCGGTTGCGGTACTCCCTGCCGTGTCCCGCCGAACCGCCGTAGTTGACCTCGGCGACGCCGATGCCGCGTGAGGTGAAGTAGGCGATCTCCAGGTCGAGGACGAGGGGGGCCCGGCCGGTCGGGCCGCCGTGCGCCCAGACGACGTAGGGCGGCAGTTCGTCACCGGGGGCGACCTGGTCGGGGTGGTGCGGTGGATAGACGTGGGCGTGGATCTCCCGGCCGGCGGGGCCGGTGAAGGTCCGGATCTGCGGCTCCGGGTAGTACGCGGGGTCCACCGGGTCGTCGTGGGCGGCACCGACCACCCGGGCGCGTCCGGTACGGAAGTCGAGCTCGACGACCTCGTAGGCGCTGCGCGGGCTGGCCCCGACGCCCAGGACGCGGCTGCCGTGCACGGCGAGTGTCGGCGTGAACTCGGTCCAGGGGCCGGCCGCGTCGACGACCTCGCCGGTCTCCGGGTCCAGTATCCCGAGCCGGGTGGCACCCCGTCCGTGCACGACGGCCACGAGTCCGCTCGAAAGCGGCGCGAACCAGCGGTACCCGATCTTCCACAGCGGGCCGCCGAACTCCTCCTCGCGGGTGCAGACCGGTGTCTCCCGTCCGAGCCGGTACAGGTTCCACCAGCCGGTGCGGTCCCCCGCGTACAGCAGGGAGCCGTCGGCGGCCCACTCCGCCTGGGCGATCGACTCCTCCGGGCCGCCCGCGACCACTCGCGGGGTGTGCAGGGTGCCGTCCTCGGCGACGTCCGCGAAGATGAGTTCCGTGCCGTCCCAGGGCATCCGCGGGTGGTCCCAGGCGAGCCAGGCCGCCTGCGCGCCGTCGGGCGACAGCCGTGGTCCGGTGACGAACCGGTGGCGTGCGTCGGCGAGTTCACGTACGGCGTCGCGGTCCCGCGCGGCCGACCCGTCGAGCGGCACCGCGGCTGCGACCCGTCGTACGTCGGTGGGTCCCTCGCCGGTGAACTCCTCCATCACGCACCACACTTCGCCCCGGTCGGGATGCAACCGCGGGTCGACCCAGCGCAGTCCGCCACCGACATGGGATACGGGCGTGAGGGGACGGGGTTCGGCACCCGGCTCGTACGCGTACAGCCGCTGGTCGGCGAAGTTCACGAACACCACGAACGGACCCTCGGGGCGCATCTCCCCCGCCCAGGGCTGTCCGCCGTACTCGATGACGCGGCTGCGCACGTTCCACGGGGCGGGCAGCACCGACTCCTGTGTGCCGTCCGCGCGCCGCCGGACGAGGGTACGCCGGCCGCCCTCGGCGGGCCGGGGTTCGGTCCACCAGGCCTCGTCGCCGACGAACCCGGCGAACTCCGGGTGCCCGTCGTGTGCCGCGGCGAGCGCCGCGTCGATGGGCGAGGGCCATGATCCGTATGCCAGTGTCCGCATTCCGTCCCCCTCAGGCCGTACGCAGGAAGCGGTCGAGAACGCGGACGCCGAAGTGCAGTGCCTCGACGGGAACGCGTTCGTCGACGCCGTGGAAGAGCGCCTGGTAGTCGAAGCCCTCGGGCAGCCTCAGCGGCGCGAATCCGTAGCCGGTGATGCCGAGGCGCGAGAACTGCTTGGCGTCCGTGCCGCCCGACATGCAGTACGGGACCACGTGCCCTCCGGGCGCGAACTCCTCGACCGCCGCCCGCATCCGGCGGTACGTCACCGAGTCGACCGGCGCCTGCAGGGCGACCTCGCGGTGGTGGAACTCCCACTCCACGTCCGGTCCCGTCAGCTGGTCGAGGGTGGCGCGGAACTCGTCCTCGGTACCCGGGAGATGGCGGCCGTCCACGTATGCGGTGGCCTCTCCGGGAATCACGTTGACCTTGTAACCGGCGCTGAGCATCGTCGGGTTGGCGCTGTTGCGCACGGTGGCCTCGACCAGCGCGGCGCCGGGGCCGAGCTTGCGCAGCAGTTCGTCCACGTCGCCGAGGTCGTCGAGGTCCGCGTCGATCCCGTACAGCGCGGCGAGTTCGACGAGGGCCGCGCGGACGGTCGGTGTGAGCCGGAGGGGCCACTCGTGCGCGCCGATCCTGGCGATCGCGGCGGCCAGGTGGGTCACGGCGTTGTTCCGGTTCACCTTGGAGCCGTGGCCGGCCCGCCCGCGCGCCGTGAGCTTGAGCCACCCGGTGCCGCGCTCCCCCGCCCCGATCGGGTACAGCTCCCGGCCCCCGCCGTCGTGGAAGGTGAACGCACCGGACTCGCTGATGCCCTCCGTGCAGCCCTCGAAGAGCTCCGGGTGGTGATCGGCGAGGAACCCGGACCCGTCCTCCGCGCTCGCCTCCTCGTCGGCGGTGAACGCGATCACGAGGTCGCGCCGGGGCCGCACTCCGAGGCGCTTCCAGCCCCGCAGGACCGCGAGGATCATCGCGTCCATGTTCTTCATGTCGACCGCGCCACGTCCCCAGACGACGCCGTCTCGGATCTCCCCGGAGAACGGGTGCACGCTCCAGTCCTCGGCCTGCGCGGGCACCACGTCGAGATGGCCGTGGACGAGCATCGCGTCGGCGGAGGGGTCGGTGCCCTCGATGCGCGCGACGACGTTCGTACGGCCCTTGGTCCGTTCCAGAAGGACGGGTTCGACGCCTGTCTCGGCGAGCAGCGCGGCGGCGTACTCGGCGGCCGGCCGCTCCTGGCAGTCGCCGCCGCCCCGGTTCGTGGTGTCGATGCGGATGAGGTCGGAGGTGAACCGTACGACCTCGTCCAGTGCCTGTTCGTCAGCCATACTGCTCCTCCACCGCGGCCGAGACGATCGTGGTGACCGCCTTGAAGGTGCGGATTGCCTCGTACATGGTGTCGTTGGTGTAGGCCACTCTCCGCTCGCCGGTGCGTTCCACACCCGGTACGACGGTGGCCGCCATCGACAGGTGCTCGGCGTCGAACTCCAGCGCCACCGTGAACGGGCCGCCCGCCACCGGTTCGTGCCGTACCGCCAGCGCCGCCGCCTCCTTGGCCGCGGCCCGGATGTCGGCGGCGGTCCGGGACGGTGTCCGGCACACCGCCGCGTACCGCGACACATGGTCCTTGACGGCGACCTTGAGCGCCTCCGGCGCGTATCCGAGCGCGTCCTCGCAGGCCAGGTCGTCGCCCGTGACGAGGACGACGGGTACGCCGTACTCGGCGACCACGTGCGAGTTGAGCAGTCCCTCGCTGGCCCGTACACCGTTCACCCAGACCCCGGTGATCGAGTTCGCGAGGTAGGTGTGGGCGAGGACGCCCTCCATGCCGGCGCCCGTGTGGTAGCCGACGAACGCGATCCCGTCCACGTCGCCGTGCTGTACGCCCTCCACCATGGACAGCGACTTGTGCCGGCCGGTGAGCATCTCGGCTCTCTCGTCGAGTCGTTCGAGCAGGAGATTCCGCATGGACCAGTGCGCCTCGTTGATCAGCACCTCGTCGGCGCCACCGTCGAGGAAGCCGAGTACGGCGGCGTTCACGTCCGAGGTGAACATCGAGCGGCACCGCTCCCATTGCGGTGTCCCCGGCAGCACGTCGGCCGGCCAGGTCACCCCGGTGGCGCCCTCCATGTCGGCGCTGATGAGGATCTTCACGACACACCCTCTTCGCACAGGTCAGCGGCTTTGTTCATGTCGGGTCACGCTACGCGGCGACACGGCGCCGGGCCAGGACGCCATGCATGGACATAGCCGCCCGAACCGGTCCCGTCGCACGCTTCGCGACCGTTCGGCGGTCAGGGTTTCACGGCGACCGCGGAGAGCCGCGGGGAGGGGGTCGCTTCGGCGGACCCCGGCGCCGGGGCGACCTCGCGCGCGCCGCCCGCCGGTCACGGGGGCGGGGGCCCGGAGTGCGGGGTCCGGTGCGAGGCGTGAACGCGGTCGGGATCAGTCCTCGTAGACGGTCAGGACGACGCCGTCCAGCTCGATGCGGCGCGGCGTCCCGCCCTCCCCTCGCACCAGCGCGTCCAGGCAGCGGCGAAAGAGCTTCAGCTCCTGCTCACTGAGGACGGCGGCGGCGAGGTCGAGGAGTTCGGCGAGCGCGGTCTCGGTCAGTATGTCGGGCAGTTCGCCGGAGAGCAGGACGACGGACTCGCCGGTACTGCCCCGGACCACGGCGGTGGTGGGTCCTCCGTGCACGAACAGCACATGTCCCCCTGGGTGACACAGGGGTCGTGCGGCTCACGTGCCCCGAGCAGAATGAGAGACTAGCTGTGGATCTTGCCGGTTTCGGCGGTTCTGGATTCTTTTACCGGGATCCCCGGGAAGCGGAACCGGAGCGGGCGTCCAGGCGTCCAAGCCCTTCGCTCCCGAGCGGTGCCGGCGTCCGACGCACACCGCGGCCCAGGACGCGCTCCGACCGCGACGGGTCCGGCACCCCGACGACGCCCGGACCACCCGACGCGACGCCGGCCCCCTGAGCCCGGCGTCAGGCGTCAGGCGTCAGGCGTCAGGCGTCAGGCGTCAGGCGTCAGGCGTCAGGCGTCAGGCCGATGGTCAGCCCCGGTGGGCGTCGCGGCCCAGGAGGGATTCCACGAGCGCGGCGACATGGCGCCGGTCGTCGACGGAGAGCTGCTGGACGCTCGCGATGAGCAGGTCCACCTCGGGATCGGCCGAGACGCCGGTGTCCACCACGGCGGACGCCGGGTCCGTCGCGTACACGTGAATGCCGCAGGCCTCCGCGGCGGCACGGCGCACCGTGTCCAACGACAGTCCGAGCCCCTTGGACAACCCCTCCAGCGTGCTGGGCTGTGGCATGCGCACCACGCGCTCGGCCGTCGCCAGGTGATGGACCGTGGAGCGCGGGATGCCGCCCCGACGTGCCACTTCTCCGTAGGACCAGCCCTCACGGTCGAGGCGATCTCTGATGATCTGCTGCAGTGCGTTGGCCACCGATGGTCACTTCCTGCTCGCCGCCGGGCGGAACTCTTCCAAGCGGGATCGATTCTACGTGGGGCTTCGCTCAGGCCCCAGAAGTCTTTCCCCGAACCGCTTGCGCGGCGAGCTCTGGGGCTACTACTGTCCAATCTCGTTGGACAGCACGTCCGACAAGATTGGACGAAGTTTGGGGGGAACCTGCCTTCGTTCGATCGGAAATGTCTATCCCTGAGGGGGAATTGATCATGATGGACAACCGTGAACTCGACACCGAGTCCGCCGAGCTGCTGCCCGGTCGCGAGGCCCTCGGACGTCTGAAGTTCAGCTTCGGCCGTACCACCAACGTGACCAAGCACGTCGCCAACATCAGCGCCCACAACGAGTCCGCCGCGCTCAACGACCACTCCAGTTGGTCGGACGCGTCGTCCAGCGCCGCCCAGGCCATCAACGTCTCGCAGTAGTCCGGCACGGGACGCCCGCCCGCGTCTCCGCCCACCTCCGCGACACCGGACGCCATGCCCGCGTCCGTCCTCGCGTCACCACCACGACCACTCAACGAACCACGTCCCGAAAGGACATCCCATGAGCATGGACATGAACGAGCTGCAGTCCGAGTCCGCCGAGCTGCTGCCCGGTCGCGAGGCCCTCGGACGCCTGAAGTTCAGCTTCGGCCGTACCACCAACGTGACCAAGCACGTCGCCAACATCAGCGCCCACAACGAGTCCGCCGCGCTCAACGACCACTCCAGCTGGTCGGTGGCCGAGTCCAGCGCCAGCCAGGCGATCAACGTCTCGCAGTAACACCCGCCGCGCAACGGCTGTTCGGCGGACCGCGCCCGGGGCGGGCGCGGTCCGCCCTTGGGGGGGGAAGGACCACACATGACGGCACTGGGGGACGGGCCCGCGTTGCTGTACGACACCGGGTCGCCGGTGCCGGGGCCGGGAGGAATCCCGGTCACCTACGAGCAGTTCGCCACGGGGACGCTGCCGGTTGTCGGCGCCGGCGTCGAGGTACTGCCGGTACCCCGACTCAGCTCCGGGCTCAAACTGCACGGGGAGTACCAGGGGTCGGGCTTCACCGACCCGAAGTACATCGCGCGCCGCGGCGACGGCCAGGTCGTGCAGCTGTCCCGGCTGCTGTACCTGGTCGCCTCCGCGATCGACGGCGTACACGACATCGAGACCATCTCGCACCGGGTGAGCGCCCGCTACGGGCGCGAACTCAGCGCGGAGAACGTGCGCTATCTGGTCGAGGAGAAGCTCGACCCGCTGGGCGTCACCGTGCCGGAGGGGCAGGACGAGGAGGAGATCACCGCGCCGCGGTCCGATCTGCTCCTCGCCCTGAAGGGGCACCGGATCATCTTCAACGAGCGCAGGGCGGGCCGGATCGCCCGCTCGCTGGCCTGGCTGCACCGCCCCACGGTGGTCGTGCTGATGCTGGCGGCGGCCGTGGCGATGGACGTCTGGCTGTTCGGCTTCTTCGGCGCGGTCGAACCCGTGCTGCAGGTCCTCGACCAGCCGGTGCTGATGCTCGTCGTGTTCGGACTCACCGTGGCCTCACTCGTCTTCCACGAGTTCGGTCACGCCTCGGCCTGCAGATACGGAGGCGCGCGGCCGGGGTGCATCGGCTGCGGGCTCTTCCTCATCTGGCCGTCCATGTACACCGACGTGACGGACATCTACCGGATCGGACGGGCCGGACGGCTCCGCACCGACCTGGGCGGGGTGTACTTCAACCTCGTCTTCATGCTCGCCATGACGGGCGCGTACTTCGCCACCGGTCAGCAGTTCTTCCTGGCCACGGTGTATCTCGGGCACTTCGAGATCCTGGAGCAGCTGATGCCGGCCGTCCGGCTGGACGGCTACTACATCCTCGGCGACCTGGCCGGCGTCCCGGATCTCTACGGCAAGATCAAACCGATCCTGCTCAGCACGGTGCCCGGACGGCGCGGGAAGGCGGCCCGCGCCGAGGTCGTCGGGCTCAAGAAGTCCTCCCGCACCATCATCACCACGTGGGTCCTCACGATGGTGCCGCTGCTGATCGGTGAACTCGGCTACGCGCTGTGGAACCTGCCGCGGATCGTCGCCACGATGGTCCGCTCGCTCACCGCGCAGGTCGTGGGCACGGGCGACGCCTTCGTCAACGGCCAGATCGCCGCCGGTCTGATCGGGGTGATCGGCTGCTTCATGCTGCTGTGCCCGATGGCCGGTGTGGTCTACCTGTCGGTGAAGATGGGCGGCCGGGTCTTCCGTGCCGCCAAGCGCTCGACCGACGACAAGCCGCGGCTGAGGGTGACGCTGTGCGCGCTGGCGCTGGTCGGTCTGGGCACGCTGAGCTACGCGTGGGTCTCCGGTGTGACGCCCGAGCCGTTGCCGAAGCGGCCGCCGATCGCCCCGATCCTCCAGCCCGGTGTGTCCACGGCGGAGCCGCCCGCCCGGCAGGCGACCGCACCCGGACCGCAGGCGTCGCCGTCCGGCACCGCCGCGGTCCCGCCGTCCGGCGCCGCGTCCCCCGGTGCCTCGGGCGCCGCCTCGGCGAGTGCCTCGGCCTCGCCCAGCGCGGACGCCGGGGCCTCCGCGTCGCCCAGCGCGGGCCCGTCCAAGAAGCCGGCCGAGCCCACCGGCGGCCAGAACACGACGGGTTCGGCCACGGCCGGTTCGCCGGCCGGTCCTTCCGAGGGGTCCGCCGAACCGTCGCCGTCCGACGATCCGACCTCGGCGGCGCCGACCACGGATCAGCCCACCCCGACCGACAGCCCGAGCGTGACCAGTGAACCGCCCCCGGCCGCCCAGTGACCGGCCGCACACTGCACCGACACCACAGGAGAACCATGTGAGCACACACGTCAACGCCCATCGAAAGCCGAATCCCGTCGGCACGTCCCTCGGCCGAAAGGCCATGCGCATAGGCCTGTTCGCGGCCGGCGCGGCCGGTATCGCCGCCGCCGTACCGGCCCAGGCCGCCACGGCGGCGGCCGGCGGCATGGGACGCAACGCCGCCGTCGCCGAGGACCACACCTTCAGCCACGCCGACCGGGCCCATCCGACCCAGGTCAAGGACTCCTTCACCGTGCGGCAGTTCGGCACGGTGACCTCCGCGGGCATCCGCAACCAGGCCAACGCGGTCTCCGTCGGCTGCTCGGTCGACGCGCACTGCCGGTCGGTGGCCCTGTCCTTCCAGATCGTCACCCTCGCGGGCCAGCACACGCGCCTGAACGCCGTGAACCTCAGCGACGCGGCGAACCAGCACTGCGACGGATGCCAGACCCTGGCCGGCGCCTACCAGTTCGTGGTCTCCACCGCGCGTCCGATCACTCTGGACAGTGCGACCAGGAACCGGCTCGCCGACATCCACCGCAGGCTCGACGAGTTGAGCCGCTCCGGTATCCCGGCCGTGGACCTCAAGACGAAGGTCGACGCGCTGGCCGCCGAGGTCACCGGAGTCCTGCACGACGCGGTGGCCGACGCGCCCAAGGCCGCGGACCAGCCGGCCGTGGCGGTGCACCGTCACATGGACGGCTGGCCCGGCCGCTGAACAAGGCCGCCGCACGCTGCCGTCGGCGAACACCGCCGGCGGACGTCGTCGCCCGAGACTCTCGCGCGACGATGACGTGAGGCCGCCGAACGACGGCGCGGGGCCGTTGAGCGGGGCCGTCGGCTCACGCCACCGCCCCCTCGCCCAGGGCCACTGAGAGGGGTACGGCGTCACCGACCGGCCGGTGACGCCGTACCCGTGCCCTGCTCACCCTGCGGTGCGACCCGCCACCAGCCACTTCGAGGGCAGTTCGATCCGGGTGCCGACCGCGGTGTACTCCGCGGTGACGAGTGGGAGTTCACCGCTCGCGAGGACGGTGAGCCCGGCCGCGCCGAGGTGGTCGGGAACGGACTCGTCGGAGACCTCGCCGGGGGCGATGCCGTGCCGGAGGATGGGTGCCAGCTTGGCCGGAGGGCCGTCGGCACCCTGCGCGAGTTCCATCAGGACGGGGCGGGCGGCCTCCGAGAGCTCGACGAGGAACACGCGTCCGCGCTCCCCCACCAGAGTGGCGATGCCGTCCACCAGCGGCTGGCGGTCCTCCGGTTCGCACTGGTGGAGCACGCCCCGCATATAGACGTTGGCGTCACCGAGCTCCGCGTGCAGGCGCTGCACCTCGCTCTTCTCCGACGCGTCGAGCAGCTGGTAGGTCGCCTGCCCCGCGGTGTCGGCGTGGCGGGCGTGGTCCAGCGCGGCGGCCGAGATGTCGGTGCCGACGACACGCGGGAAGCGGTCGGCGAGGAAACGGGTCTGGGTGCCGTTGCCGCAGCCCAGGTCGACGAGAGGCAGTCCGTGGAACGTCACGTACGGTTCGAAGAGAGCGAGATGGACGCCCGCGGTGAGGGCGGGCTCCGCATCCCAGAAGACGGCTCCCTGTTCGTCGGGAGCCTCGCGCCAGAAGCCCTCCCAGGCTCCCCTGTACCGACTCGTCACGCTCATGCCCGCTCCCCAGGTAGCGCCGCCGCCCGCCGAGCACGACGGGCGAGATCGGTCTATCGCGCCTGGAGTGCGCCGACAAGCGTGCGGCGCATTCCTTCACCGGTCATTTCGATCCGTGTACGCCGTCGCACGCCCCTTGCGCCCCCACGAGCCCCGGGAGTGCGCACGTAAGTCCCCGGTGCGTGTCAGCGCCGCGGCAGCGTCAGTTCGAACCACACGGTCTTGCCCGCGCCGGTGCGGCTCGTGCCCCATTCCCGGGCCAGCGTGCTGACGACACGCAGGCCGCGTCCGAACTCGTCGCCGGGGCCAGCGCTGAGCAGCGTGGGCAGGTTGTGGTCGTCGTCGGCCACCTCGCACAGCAGGGTGTCGCCGCGCACGAGGCGCAGTTCGACCCGGCGGCCGCGCGTGTGCCGTACGGCGTTCGCCACCAGTTCGCCGGCCATCAGCTCGGCGGGGTCGGCGAGCCGTCCCAGGCCCCACTCGTGCAGCTGCTCACGGACGGCGGCGCGGGCCCGGCCCGCCTCGGCCGGATCGGAAGCGAGCCGCCATTCGGCGATGTCCTCGGACTCGATGCCGTTGAGCCGCGCCATCAGCAGAGCCACGTCGTCCTTGCGGCCGCCGCGGGTGTTGAGGGCCCGGATGATCGTGTCGCAGGCGTCGTCCATGGACGCGGCCGGGTGGGCGGCGGACTCGCAGAGCGTGGCGAGGCCGACCCCGATGTCCTCGCCGCGCACCTCGACCAGGCCGTCGGTGCACATCACGAGCCGGTCGCCGGGCGCCACCGGTACGCGCACCGCCTCGAAGGGGACACCGCCGACCCCGATGGGCGCGCCGGTGGGCAGGTCGAGCAGATCGCTGTGGCCGTCCCCGGCGCGGACCAGGACGGGCGGGATGTGGCCCGCGTTGGCGAGGTGCAGCTCACCGGCGATGGGGTCGTAGACGGCGTACAGACACGTCGCGAGATAGTGCTCGCCGAGCCGCTGGGCCAGGTCGTCGAGGTTGCGCAGGAGCTGGGCCGGCGGCAGGTCGAGTGCCGCCATGGTCTGCACGGCGGTCCGCAACTGGCCCATCATCGCGGCCGAGTTGAGGCCGTGACCCATCACGTCGCCGACGACGAGGGCGGTGCGGGAGCCGGGCAGTTTCACGGAGTCGAACCAGTCGCCGCCGACGCGGCCGAGGAGCGTGCCGGGCAGGTAGCGGGTGGCGATGTCACAACCGGCCATGCGGGGCGCTATCTGCGGCAGCATGCTGTCCTGGAGGGTCTCGGCGACGCTCTCCTGGTACGTGTACATACGGGCGTTGTCGAGCACTAGCCCGGCCCTGGCGGCGAGTTCGGCGCCGGTGACCCGGTCCATGTCGTTGAACTCGACTCGCTCCGGGTGACGCAGCAGGACCATGAAGCCGAGCACCACGTTGCGGGCCTTCAGGGGGACGACCAGCATGGAGCGGCCGGTGATGAGGGGCCTGATGTCGCGCTTCTCGAACTGCGCGGCGATCATGTGCCCCATCTGCTTGCTGATGCGCGGCACGAGGACGGGCTCGCCGGTGGTCATGCACTGGAAGAACGGGGTGTGCGCGGGGAACGGCATGGCCTCGCCGACGGGCACGACGTCGTCCCAGCGGCCCGGCTCGTCCGTGTGCTCGAGGGCGACGCGGTGCCACATGGTGGTCGTGTCCGGCACCCCGTCGGGGAACCCCTCACCGGCGACGACCTGTTCGCGCAGATAGGTGCCCGCCACGTCGGTGAAGCGGGGTACGACGGCCCGGCTCACCTCCAGGACGGTCCGCGACAGGTCGAGGGAGGTGCCGATGCGTCCGCTGACCTCGTTGAGGAACTCCAGGCGTTCGCGCACCGCGACGTACTCGAGGTCCTCGCCCTCGTCCCCCGCGTACGGGTCGTCCTGTGCGTCCGGCGGGAGCGGCAGGCCGGCCGCCGCGGCCCCGGCGGCCCGCTCGCGGCGGGCCTTGCGCCCGGCCCGCCGAGGCACCCCCCAGTCGGGGGTGACGGGCACCCGGTCGTTCTGGCTGAACTCCATCACGGGATAGCCGAGTTCGAGGATCTGCGCGACGATGCGGGCGCCTTCGTCCACACTCATGCTGGGCAGGATCTCGGGCAGTCTGCGGGCCAGTTCCTCGGCGCCGGGGAAGTCGGTGTGCAGCGCGAAGGCGGGGGCGATGCGCTCGACGGCCACC includes:
- a CDS encoding S9 family peptidase codes for the protein MRTLAYGSWPSPIDAALAAAHDGHPEFAGFVGDEAWWTEPRPAEGGRRTLVRRRADGTQESVLPAPWNVRSRVIEYGGQPWAGEMRPEGPFVVFVNFADQRLYAYEPGAEPRPLTPVSHVGGGLRWVDPRLHPDRGEVWCVMEEFTGEGPTDVRRVAAAVPLDGSAARDRDAVRELADARHRFVTGPRLSPDGAQAAWLAWDHPRMPWDGTELIFADVAEDGTLHTPRVVAGGPEESIAQAEWAADGSLLYAGDRTGWWNLYRLGRETPVCTREEEFGGPLWKIGYRWFAPLSSGLVAVVHGRGATRLGILDPETGEVVDAAGPWTEFTPTLAVHGSRVLGVGASPRSAYEVVELDFRTGRARVVGAAHDDPVDPAYYPEPQIRTFTGPAGREIHAHVYPPHHPDQVAPGDELPPYVVWAHGGPTGRAPLVLDLEIAYFTSRGIGVAEVNYGGSAGHGREYRNRLREQWGVVDVEDCAAVAAALADEGTADRRRLAIRGGSAGGWTSAASLTATDVYACGTILYPILDLTSWGSGETHDFESQYLESLIGPLAEVPGRYVERSPAEHADRITAPFLLLQGLDDPICPPAQCERFLSRMAGRHVPHAYIAFEGEGHGFRRADTMVRALESELSLYAQVFGLNPPGIPTLELLK
- a CDS encoding M20/M25/M40 family metallo-hydrolase — its product is MADEQALDEVVRFTSDLIRIDTTNRGGGDCQERPAAEYAAALLAETGVEPVLLERTKGRTNVVARIEGTDPSADAMLVHGHLDVVPAQAEDWSVHPFSGEIRDGVVWGRGAVDMKNMDAMILAVLRGWKRLGVRPRRDLVIAFTADEEASAEDGSGFLADHHPELFEGCTEGISESGAFTFHDGGGRELYPIGAGERGTGWLKLTARGRAGHGSKVNRNNAVTHLAAAIARIGAHEWPLRLTPTVRAALVELAALYGIDADLDDLGDVDELLRKLGPGAALVEATVRNSANPTMLSAGYKVNVIPGEATAYVDGRHLPGTEDEFRATLDQLTGPDVEWEFHHREVALQAPVDSVTYRRMRAAVEEFAPGGHVVPYCMSGGTDAKQFSRLGITGYGFAPLRLPEGFDYQALFHGVDERVPVEALHFGVRVLDRFLRTA
- a CDS encoding M55 family metallopeptidase gives rise to the protein MKILISADMEGATGVTWPADVLPGTPQWERCRSMFTSDVNAAVLGFLDGGADEVLINEAHWSMRNLLLERLDERAEMLTGRHKSLSMVEGVQHGDVDGIAFVGYHTGAGMEGVLAHTYLANSITGVWVNGVRASEGLLNSHVVAEYGVPVVLVTGDDLACEDALGYAPEALKVAVKDHVSRYAAVCRTPSRTAADIRAAAKEAAALAVRHEPVAGGPFTVALEFDAEHLSMAATVVPGVERTGERRVAYTNDTMYEAIRTFKAVTTIVSAAVEEQYG
- a CDS encoding helix-turn-helix domain-containing protein, encoding MANALQQIIRDRLDREGWSYGEVARRGGIPRSTVHHLATAERVVRMPQPSTLEGLSKGLGLSLDTVRRAAAEACGIHVYATDPASAVVDTGVSADPEVDLLIASVQQLSVDDRRHVAALVESLLGRDAHRG
- a CDS encoding zinc metalloprotease, which produces MTALGDGPALLYDTGSPVPGPGGIPVTYEQFATGTLPVVGAGVEVLPVPRLSSGLKLHGEYQGSGFTDPKYIARRGDGQVVQLSRLLYLVASAIDGVHDIETISHRVSARYGRELSAENVRYLVEEKLDPLGVTVPEGQDEEEITAPRSDLLLALKGHRIIFNERRAGRIARSLAWLHRPTVVVLMLAAAVAMDVWLFGFFGAVEPVLQVLDQPVLMLVVFGLTVASLVFHEFGHASACRYGGARPGCIGCGLFLIWPSMYTDVTDIYRIGRAGRLRTDLGGVYFNLVFMLAMTGAYFATGQQFFLATVYLGHFEILEQLMPAVRLDGYYILGDLAGVPDLYGKIKPILLSTVPGRRGKAARAEVVGLKKSSRTIITTWVLTMVPLLIGELGYALWNLPRIVATMVRSLTAQVVGTGDAFVNGQIAAGLIGVIGCFMLLCPMAGVVYLSVKMGGRVFRAAKRSTDDKPRLRVTLCALALVGLGTLSYAWVSGVTPEPLPKRPPIAPILQPGVSTAEPPARQATAPGPQASPSGTAAVPPSGAASPGASGAASASASASPSADAGASASPSAGPSKKPAEPTGGQNTTGSATAGSPAGPSEGSAEPSPSDDPTSAAPTTDQPTPTDSPSVTSEPPPAAQ
- a CDS encoding class I SAM-dependent methyltransferase, coding for MSVTSRYRGAWEGFWREAPDEQGAVFWDAEPALTAGVHLALFEPYVTFHGLPLVDLGCGNGTQTRFLADRFPRVVGTDISAAALDHARHADTAGQATYQLLDASEKSEVQRLHAELGDANVYMRGVLHQCEPEDRQPLVDGIATLVGERGRVFLVELSEAARPVLMELAQGADGPPAKLAPILRHGIAPGEVSDESVPDHLGAAGLTVLASGELPLVTAEYTAVGTRIELPSKWLVAGRTAG
- a CDS encoding SpoIIE family protein phosphatase: MESGTSRRTEVGTPLSRTAGNGVTEYADAGRVPLAVVAVDRDGLVSHWSTGARRLFGVSKQDAVGHPAVDLLPVSGVLPEEDETASYAAYAAYDGLGPDLESSLDGRLSYPAAGRARLTVPGREREAERDRDHEHDSDRDRDRVDVLWWAYPLVGPGRERLLVLAADAGAMRHADDRVAVERIAPAFALHTDFPGAEELARRLPEILPSMSVDEGARIVAQILELGYPVMEFSQNDRVPVTPDWGVPRRAGRKARRERAAGAAAAGLPLPPDAQDDPYAGDEGEDLEYVAVRERLEFLNEVSGRIGTSLDLSRTVLEVSRAVVPRFTDVAGTYLREQVVAGEGFPDGVPDTTTMWHRVALEHTDEPGRWDDVVPVGEAMPFPAHTPFFQCMTTGEPVLVPRISKQMGHMIAAQFEKRDIRPLITGRSMLVVPLKARNVVLGFMVLLRHPERVEFNDMDRVTGAELAARAGLVLDNARMYTYQESVAETLQDSMLPQIAPRMAGCDIATRYLPGTLLGRVGGDWFDSVKLPGSRTALVVGDVMGHGLNSAAMMGQLRTAVQTMAALDLPPAQLLRNLDDLAQRLGEHYLATCLYAVYDPIAGELHLANAGHIPPVLVRAGDGHSDLLDLPTGAPIGVGGVPFEAVRVPVAPGDRLVMCTDGLVEVRGEDIGVGLATLCESAAHPAASMDDACDTIIRALNTRGGRKDDVALLMARLNGIESEDIAEWRLASDPAEAGRARAAVREQLHEWGLGRLADPAELMAGELVANAVRHTRGRRVELRLVRGDTLLCEVADDDHNLPTLLSAGPGDEFGRGLRVVSTLAREWGTSRTGAGKTVWFELTLPRR